ttccagagggtgatgggagtcaaagaggaggtactggtccgtgtgtgtgagcttccggtaaacttcaatgttgaggttgccattctgtTCAATGTGCACGgtgcagtccaggaaaggcaaacagttatcctttgtgtcttccctggtgaacttgatgtttttatccacagcgttaatgtgcgcagtgaaggattccacttcttgtgtcttgattttgacccaggtgtcgtctacatatctgtaccagtggctgggtactctccctttgaaagagccaagagccttcctttccacttcctccatgtaaaggttggctacaataggtgacacgggggagcccatggcacagccatgtttttgtctgtagaagccttcgttgtatttgaagtatgttgttgtaatgcagaggtctaacagtgtgcaaatctgatcgggtgtgaagttggtcctgtcttccaaggagctgtcttcttgtagtcgttttctgacagtctccactgcttaaTTAGGACTCTACACCACcaggcagaacatgttccctctaagcctgaagggaaaaagaaggaacacacacatgtaaaggaagcactcaaaacatgcggttatcctaattgggtGTTTCTAAAGTCAGCagagaggcacagaaaagaagatcagacaccagcgagggaggataagaaagacagacgcaacaacattgtcatcccctatgtagccggtgtatcagagaaactcaggagagttttctcgaagcacgacatcccagtgtacttcagacccagcaacacactcagacacaaactggttcacccgaaagacaaaactccaaaacacagacttaacaacgtggtgtatgctgtacagtgcagcgaggaatgcccggacctctacatcggagagaccaaacagccacttcataaacacatggcacaacatagaagagccacctccacaggacaagactcagctgttcatctgcatctaaaggataaaggacactctttcgaggatgccaatgttcacattttggacagagaggacagatggtttgaaagcggagtgaaagaggccatctatgtccactgtgagcgaccatctttgaacagaggcggtggtttacgacaccaactgtctgccatctataatccagttttgagttccctccccagacgccttaacgcccactcacatcctgagCGATCTGACCTccagaaatcacatgatagggtggggccaggtttcacaatgagctcacccgaaactctggctgattgggacccacacccactttcacaccttggctcaggtgattagaggatcatcagggggtccttttgtccctctttggggggatactcccactgggtttaaatctgggactctcggccatttgaccttagaactgaagaagcttctcgaatGGGAGGTGAaaagtcttcaagcaacttaaagaagtccagacgcttttctttgcaagctcccttgactaaaaaacaggaagtttagtgcagagctgcagaggcatattaataaaatacaggAAACCAGTACAGGTAGAAAAAGCGGAActaattaacacacacacacacacacacacacacacacacacacacacacacacacacacacacacacacatcaactcAGGCCAGAAGAAATTGTTTTCATGGAAACTATGTGTGATGTGTAAAGGACCAAACTAACACCTATATGATACACATTTTTGGTTTCTAATGCTAGAGATTTTGCAACTGGCTTTGGGCTGTGCAGGTCTCTCACTTCCGGAAGATGATTAAATAAAGAATTATAAATGTTTTGACCACTCCTGAgtcatgtttttctctgtcagaaaagaatgaaaaagaatCAGATTTAATAGTATAGTAATAGTATAGGTTGTGTGGTCTGATTCTTTTTGGTAggaaccaaaaacaaaacaagagattGTGGATCCAAGCAGCAAAACTGAGCTTTGTCTGACAGGTGGGTGGCTTCTCCCTGGCATAGGGTGGAGTGCTCAGTCATTTGAGTGGGGCTTAAAGTAGAACTGCTAATCCTCTACAGTGAAAGGAGGCAGTAAAGTTGTTTCAGGATTCTGGTAAGGATGCCACCTAGGCACCTTCTGGCTGAGGTGAAGGATGCCCTAGAACAGAGCCAGAACACACTGGAAAGATTATATTtttcagctggcctgggaatgccatAATTTTGCCTTGGATAAGCTGGAAGAGGTGGCTGAGGAGAGCGAGGCCTGGGTTTCTCTGTTCAGGCTGCTGCCTCTGCTAAACGAGTCACCGTTTACCTAGGCTGTCAATATTGGTTGAGAAGCATTCacctctatttatttttttcagtttttctttcttttttcttttcttttttttttaagggaacTTAGGCCTAACATTAGCTAATATATCCATGCTTTTTAAACAGCAAATTTGCATTATGACTGACACTAGCACCACTGGCAAACAATCAGGTTGTTAAGTGATGATGTAGAATTTCGTTTCTGGTCCAGACTCTTCTGTGTTCAATATGCCGCAATGCTGTATTCTTTGTTGTTATAAGAATATAACAATATAAGCTACCCTTTATACagtaactttaagctagcaccataacCATAACTCTCCATGACGTCAAGCCTTTTATGCAAATATCAACATGTGTAGTATCCACAGAAACATTGGAATCTCAGGTAGATGCTCATacaaaccatttctacaaccaccaaacacagcaaaaagaAGCGATGATTAAAATAGCAGTACCATAAATGCTCAAAAGTccaataaacacaaacaactgAGCCTAGAATTTGCCAGAGTTCATGTAACTGGGTAAACAATGGTACGATAGCTCAAGACCACACCGATTCCAAAACACCAAATTTCACCACACTCTGATCAAGATTCACTGAACTAGCcacaaaagaagaccacaaaaacacctAGCGGCGCAAATGCactaagacagaaattggcttactGTACCATATTCCTCCACATTTTCACCAGTAGCCAATAGCCTGCATAGCTACTGATAATGGAGGGCTAGCTAGTCTCATCAGCTCAACTTCTGTCAACAACCGCCATTTTAGACCCAGTTACAAACACATGAATTTGGGGCCACATGGGGTCTGGCCTTGCaacttctgattggttgaagtgaCATGAATGCGGCATTGTTACTGTGATTCTATTGGCTTAAACGATTAAAAAGGGAAATCGAGCAAATGGGCCAAAAGCAGGCGAAGCTACAGCACCTCAGAGTTCACCAGAGGATATTTAAACACTCCATGCACACGGTAGAAAGGGTCTGCCTGTGaatgtgtggttaattcttcaaatatattcaaaaaaCAAGTATTTTTAGGtatgttaatgaaattaaatcaTTTCTGCAGTTTAATACCTAAAGAAAATCAAGTAAAAGTGCTGcaattttcactgttttacatTGAACTAAAGCATAATTTAATGGGATTCattgctaaaaaataaaaaatttaaaaaattaggtgaggaaaaaatctACTTACTTTTTCTATGTTCTAGCCTGAGTAGTTTTGACGCCATAACATCTGATGCAATTTTCACACCTTTGATGACATCTTGCaagtgttagctttattttgataccaaTACTGTTTACACCAAGCTTGTAATTGCACAGAAATACTCCAttcattttggacatgttattTTTGAGCAGGAAGCTCAGGAAGCCCTTTGGGGCTTTGCTGGTTAATATCCACAAATATATCTCAAAGCTGTTATATCAGCACTCACTGTATTACCAACAAAACCACATTAACATTGCTGTCGCTCGCTGACTTATTATAGTCACTCTATAAATGCTGTCCATTTGAATGCTCTTACCTGTAAACACTGCCGTATCCTCCAGAATCCAGTGAGACTGAATTCTGGAATCTTCCCATCCTCCTGTTACTCATCCTCTGAATGGATGATAACTACCTTCTGAACAACCTAGAAGGTAGAAAGTCCCTACTGGCCCATATCTGTGGGCTGATTTCCACTAATAATGCCCATTGAATAGACTGATAACATCCAGAGCGAGTGTCTCATATGagcattattaaattatttatacAGATTTGTAGCAACAAGTAGTAGTATCACTCCCTCCAGTTAATAGACGACACCACGGTTCTTCATTCACTGATGGATTTATTCCTCCGCCACACTTCTCCTCTGAAACACCATAAAATCCACCGTCAAACTGTCATTACATAAAAGTACAGAATGACCAAacataaatattacaaataaacatttaaacccAAGTTAACAAATACACGATAAACAAACACAGTTAACATACCTCGCTGGCTGCATGTAACCGTGAGGGAATGAGTCCGCTTCAGGAACAAAAACTTACGAAAGTAATTCCCaattccttcttcttcttcttctttacagctttcttttactttaaaacTGCTTATTTATTCCTTCTTATGACTTAGTTAAGTTATAGCTTAGCTTCTTTGCACATGCCCTTTTGACTTCCCTTTACGTCACTTAAAGGGACCTATGCGCAACACAGAATGAAACTTAGTTCCTACCTCAAAAggaacaacaataaataaaggaaataaacataaatgaacacaataaattaaacaaattgaCATAATTTACATTTATGGCAGTTAAACTCCCACCAAATCTCAACTTGAGATTTCCTTATAGATTCGAATCTTCAAGTTATAAGCATTTACAACAGTTTAACACATGCTTATTCTGCTTCAACAAGTAGAACTATTTTTTGCACTGGCCTTTCAAGATAAACTGGCTTAGAtgttgttgtggaagttttccactaaataaagcctgcagatgagtggtgagcggtagctaacattctttaatcaaaacacacagaacagaaaaccaagcttggtggagagcctgcatgaccacggggcagggtcagcagagtctcactgagagTAGGGTGGCTCTCacttaaataccttctccaggaacaaaaggcagtacacagatgtttcacaccttaagattCACCACTCCctggaagagacaaaagactcttcctgtggagttgtctgcttcccccaacttcctaactagacccccaccatttgtcttacagtatgggtgtcagacatgttaaaatcagtggcaccaaggcattacacaataaaataatgtgattaatacataagtgaaagaaattccattacaaTCCCACCCTTTGATTCTCAAATCAAGAATCACATTAAAACCAGAATTTCTTTCCCAACATTCTGTATATTACATCAACATTATTTTACACTTAAAggagtttcacactgtgtatCCTAACTTCACTGTTCTCCCACCaccctttgttcatctttaatcctCCCCACAATCTAAGCTCTCACATGCAAATGGCAACAACAATGATACAGAGGAAAGGTCTTCTCCAGAGTGTCAAAGTACTTTGCATGGCAAAGTGAAAAAGCATTAGATGGTCATTCCCAGTCCCCGGTCATGGCTCCTGGTGTCTGTGCCATTTACAGAGTTATAATTCCAACGCTGATCttcctctgcgctgtcacttttggagcttggcacgctctctcCATCCCTCGATTTCTGTTCCAACGCAGCTGTagatttaaggcagagcacgtcgtacaccttagttgtcttcctcaacgtcaacggcgaaactctttcattttattttaagattttgctgttcaAAATCTCCTCGTGACAATCCTTTGGAAGCCCAGTGGTGCAGCCCACTGTGGTTTGTCAGTTGTCCTGCAGATGGTCCCTGCTTCTCACTGGTCCTGTTGAAAGTGTTCTCTCCCGGTCGTGGTCTGTATCTGCGTCAATCCTTCCATATCCCTCATGTCACGGTCTCTGCAATTTCAAAATGAAAGCTTCCACGGAAAACCCTCTTTTGCCCTATGTCAGCTTAGCACAATTAGACATGCACAATGAAGTTGTACGTTGTCTCTTAAAAATTCACAGGGCTTCTCCCCTGGAGTAGTTTCACTCCAGGCCCTGTTTTAGAAAAGGTAAAACATTAGCCAGtggtgtgtcctgctgtaactCATGTGATTAGATCATATGATTAACCCTTTGCTGTGGAAAAATAGATGTTAGCGCAGCGCATCTGtatgcacactttctcacagtgacctctgcactgtaaacaatacaaggtcatgaataacacaccgctggtaaattcaaagacacagaaagtggcagtTGAAAGGTTAAACCAGCATGGCCCAAAAGCCCATGCAACCTGTTGCTGTcacctttctgctcctgtaaaaagaaacatacatacatccacccttttgtcaggtcaaggtggaggtgcaatcttgcatactggtgtcaagtcagtcaagcttttgtcagtccagtcagtcccTTATTTTGtttgctgacagtagaacctcgtgacgcaataagtttctactgccagcaatgatgtcatttcaaaaaagaaaaaagaatttagactggattacctcgctgaatcctttttgacagggacttgttttctgattgtcccaaataagtggctttctcccgagcccattttaattttttggagaaactcacttgcgattgttcaacatgttgtgtagcGCTTTCGATCCCGATATTGCAGGCCTGCTTCAAAAGAGAAAATTtctaaacaaaaaaatctcagtgcactgttaaaATCAAAAAACATGAAGGCCTCTTTTTAGAAGTTGCCTAAGCATACTCTCTTAGAATTAtagagcaaaacaaaactaattggCAGTTTCAAAGTGGTACCAAAGGAAAATGCAAAATCCCCAAAACTTTCATCCACCAGTCACACACCTCACACAACAATATTCTATTAGataatgagttttgttttcccccatgTACCCAGATGTGTGTCATGATAAGACCTCCcccacacatcagaaacaaaaaactcaaTAATCTATTAGCCCCCACTCATCTGACCCCCCTGCAgcattctgttcacccctgcaATAATTCAATCATccttccccaaaataatactagttcactagtctatgtatcacttcttaACCTACTAAGTGAACCGGACAAGATGATGGTAACAGCAATGCATGCTTAAAATGCTATTTGGTCTTCAtgagcttcattgcatgtgtgtttgtgttagtaggattaatgcatttttctgtttgtgtaatttttgtgtacctctcctctttgcagtgctccagacacttttcaattCTCCACGCAAGGCAGTCGTTTTTTCTCCCAGTTTCCTAAACCCAAATTTCATTtcccacactaaaacagccatgttctcccctgctccttccactgtggtctcatctcatctctcccccttgcagcagtccagtgagagtcagttgtctttcagctttgtcctgtgttccactgtctcatcttgccattttgctccaaaagtggcaaatgtccaactcagacagtcttttcaaaggtccattcacacacagtgaagttgcagctcgttctaaatgcacatccatccatccagtcatgaTGATGCCATTTTTCTTCTTGCTGCCGCTGTcttgcacagctgctgctgctgctggaccttTTCTTCACTGCTCAGGACCCTGCTGTGAGCTCTTGATATCCATCTCGTTGTTCTGGAACTGCatttcttgtcttcagggagagattcTTGGAGCTTGTGTTCTCAGGGTGACAAACACATGGaagttaagctgtaaaacaattcagccaaacttggcttgagtgtttctaatgatgttaacctataatttcttccgactgctgcacgTGAAAAATTGATCAGGGTCTGCTCttcacctgcaagtgacacactgagacattttgatcattcttatcactgcttaaagaaacacGTCTCCCTCTCTGGTTCTGAAGTCCCTTTCTTAAAAACCCAGAgattgtgtagttgttctgcaCTGAAAATCACCAAACCCTCttcctattttttttacttattttcatcaacaattctgctaaaaagaAATTTTTGTGTGTCCACACTAGGGGAGCTGGTAGCCTGCAGTACCACCCTCTCCCGCTAGTTGGAAACAACTTTTACGCACATTTCTACactcctctgtttttttttcttgtttttgttccccattttcaacattttgaaccccatttttcactgtttttttttttttgtttgttttttttacacacacacatcaccttTTTCCACACAACCATTCTCTGCAATCTTACACACCACACATTTACTCAGTTCTTACCATACAGTCAAACATTGAGTTTTGTCTCTGGCCGCCTGGTGGAACGTCTGCCGCAGTCGCCTCTCGAGCCACTAATCCGGCTCCGCTGACTGCCCCTGGAATCTAGATTCTCTTCCTACTACACGAGGCGTCCCCCGTGAGGTTCCTTGCCTTCTACGGACCAAGGAACGAACACCGCCACCCCCAGTCTCCTTTGAAGAAGTTAGGATCTTTTAGAAGACGCTAGGGATGTCACTCCGTGATTCTACACGAAGACTCTCCGTGATTCTACACGAAGACTCCCTCGGAGCTCTTGCCCTGGAAGGTCGTAACACACCTTCTTGGGCTCCCCGAAGGCTGCAACACGCTCACCTCTTGCCAGACACAAAACTCTCGTGACTTGTTACAAGTTAGCTATCACTCACCCATCTGCAGGAGTCCCCTCAAAATCGATGGTCTCGGTGGTTGCTGAAACGCGCGGCTCCGTGACTCCTCCATTTCCTTTGCTTCAACAGCCGGTAGGACAAAGGTACCTTTTACCTCAGGGGTGATCAGCCCATCCACGGAACCGTTGTTCAGCGACCACACGGACCACCCTGCTCGCAGCGCcattctgttgtggaagttttccactaaataaagcctgcagatgagtggtgagcggtagctaacattctttaatcaaaacacacagaacagaaaaccaagcttggtggagagcctgcatgaccacggggcagggtcagcagagtctcactgagagTAGGGTGGCTCTCacttaaataccttctccaggaacaaaaggcagtacacagatgtttcacaccttaagattCACCACTCCctggaagagacaaaagactcttcctgtggagttgtctgcttcccccaacttcctaactagacccccaccatttgtcttacagtatgggtgtcagacatgttaaaatcagtggcaccaaggcattacacaataaaataatgtgattaatacataagtgaaagaaattccattacaaTGTGCGTTTTCCCTGTTTGTCCAAAATTGAGTCACTAACCAACAGCTTTACCTTTCTGACCCTTCCATCAGAGCTGGGGTACACCTCTGTGACTCTTGCTAGTCTCCAGCGATTTTGCGGAGCACTGTCCTCTTGGAGAATAACAATGTCATTGACCTTGGTGTTTCTTTTATCCCCATGCCATATCTGTCTTTGCTGGAGATTAAGAAGATACTCCCTCCTCCACCTTGTCCAAAACTCATTCGCCAAGAACTGCACCTGACGCCATCTCTTATGCAGATATAAATCTTGACTCACGAACTGACCCGGAGGTGGCAATATGATGTTAGACTTCATCAGAAGAATGTGATTTGGTGTGAGCGGTTCAAGACTTGTTGGATCATTCAGGTGCTCTGTTGTCAGCGGTCTGCTATTTATAATAGCCATCACTTCATACAAAAATGTCCTAAGTGAGGCGGTGTCAAGTCTTTTAGCAGACTGATCAAGGATTGCTGTTAGAACACTTCTGATTGTCCTTATTTGCCTCTCCCAAATTCCTCCCATATGGCTTGATGATGGGGGATTCATTACAAACTCACAGCCATATTCCTTCAACTGCTCATGATCCAAGTTCTTCATTGAGTCCATGAACTCTCTTTTTGCACCCACAAAGTTGGTACCTTGATCACATCTCAACTGCCTTACATTCCCACGTATTGCAATGAATACGCGCAATGCATTGATGAAAGCATCTGAACTAAGGTCATCAAGCATTTCGATATGTACAGCTCTGCAACACATACAAGTGAAGAGAAGACCATACTTCTTCAGTTCCTTTCTTGCATCCCTCACATAGAATGGTCCAAAGCAATCTATGCCACAATATGTGAATGGAGGGGTCATTTCCATTCTGTCCTTTGGCAAATCTGCCATTTTTGGATCTTGTGTGTTCCTTCTATACTTTCTGCATGTGACGCACTTAAAGACATGTGAGGCAACTCCACTGCTGCATCCAATGACCCATATCCCATTAGATTGCAATTCATTTACAGTCATACCTCTTCCTTGATGCTGTACCTTCTCATGATAATGCTTGATCAATAAAGAAGACACGTGACTTGTTTTTGGCAGAATAGCAGGATGTTTAACATGTGGATGAAGGTCACTTCTTGTCAAGCGGCCGCCTACTCTCAGCACACCCTGCTCATTCAAAAATGGACTTAATTTGCATAGcctttttgctttgtctttggattttaCGTCCTTGCATTGCTGTAAATTCTTCATCTCACTGCTGAATACTTCTCTTTGGACCAATCTGATTATGAAAAGTTCAGCTTGTTGTCTTTCCTCAACACTTGTACTTCCATTGAGTTTGGGACTAAGACCCTTAACTTGCTTAGCATGACGTTTAAGGCAAGCAATAGCCTTAACAACTCTTTTCCAGTCAGAAAACTTAGTCAGGCGGTCCAACAATGTTCTATTTGCCCTTGCACTGGTGTTGAGCACCTGAGCCCTTCGAAGTTCTGTATCATTGTCACTAACCTCTCCCACCTTGGCATCTTTTGTGGGTAGCTCCTTCTCCCACAGAAAGTCTGGGCCAGTGAACCAATTTGAAGCAACAAGCTGATCTGCCGATAACCCTCTCGAAGCATGGTCCGCCGGATTGTCTTCGGATTGCACATGATACCATTGGTTGGCATCTGTGGTGGCCGTGATTCTCTGGATCCTATTTGCCACGAAAACATGAAAGCGTCTGGCATCATTA
The sequence above is a segment of the Oreochromis aureus strain Israel breed Guangdong linkage group 3, ZZ_aureus, whole genome shotgun sequence genome. Coding sequences within it:
- the LOC120438385 gene encoding uncharacterized protein LOC120438385 gives rise to the protein MPASFIDVKQYELHHFSDASFTGYGECTYLRAVNSNGSVHCSLVMGKARVAPTKVTTVPRLELSAAVVAAKMGAVLKHELEIDNLKEYYWTDSKVVLGYINNDARRFHVFVANRIQRITATTDANQWYHVQSEDNPADHASRGLSADQLVASNWFTGPDFLWEKELPTKDAKVGEVSDNDTELRRAQVLNTSARANRTLLDRLTKFSDWKRVVKAIACLKRHAKQVKGLSPKLNGSTSVEERQQAELFIIRLVQREVFSSEMKNLQQCKDVKSKDKAKRLCKLSPFLNEQGVLRVGGRLTRSDLHPHVKHPAILPKTSHVSSLLIKHYHEKVQHQGRGMTVNELQSNGIWVIGCSSGVASHVFKCVTCRKYRRNTQDPKMADLPKDRMEMTPPFTYCGIDCFGPFYVRDARKELKKYGLLFTCMCCRAVHIEMLDDLSSDAFINALRVFIAIRGNVRQLRCDQGTNFVGAKREFMDSMKNLDHEQLKEYGCEFVMNPPSSSHMGGIWERQIRTIRSVLTAILDQSAKRLDTASLRTFLYEVMAIINSRPLTTEHLNDPTSLEPLTPNHILLMKSNIILPPPGQFVSQDLYLHKRWRQVQFLANEFWTRWRREYLLNLQQRQIWHGDKRNTKVNDIVILQEDSAPQNRWRLARVTEVYPSSDGRVRKVKLLVSDSILDKQGKRTSKPVYLERPVQKIVLLVEAE